In Methanobrevibacter sp., one DNA window encodes the following:
- a CDS encoding DEAD/DEAH box helicase yields MNIDEIINGAKTAFINQNADSSIDFRPKLLYNDSSTKVVNSILDELHGCDEFIISSAFITMSGLMHLLEEFKLLEANNIKGKILTTDYLYFTQPKALRKLQEFSNIEVKLYSQEKEGFHTKGYIFRKDDTYKAIVGSSNLTSYALTVNKEWNVEFSSLEEGEMLKSIKHEFYSLWNQADPLEDVLPAYEKIYEDNKNFRDLRNITEELKEKNIKDLTPNIMQEDFLNNLRNLIKQGESRAILVSATGTGKTYASAFAVKDFRPKRFLFLVHREQIAKQSIEAYKNVFKDHENFGLVSGNSKDFKKNYIFATIQTMSKDDVYTRYSKDHFDYIVIDEVHKAGALSYQKIFQYFEPKFYLGMTASPERTDGFNIYDLFDNNIAHEIRLQEALEEDLLCPFHYFGITDVEFEDNTIDDDFTDFNLLASDKRVDYLIEKSEFYSYSGERRKALVFCSRKREAELLSKEFNRRGYASVVLTGEDSQEKRLDAIDRLTNDDNPNKIEFIFTVDIFNEGVDIPEINQVLLVRPTESPIIFIQQLGRGLRKFKNKEYVVILDFIGNYRNNFMIPIALSGDRSYDKDRIRKYLMQGNKIIPGASSINFDEISKRRIYESINNSSFSKVALFKEKYNQLKYKLGRIPYLHDFATNAEFNPEIILNHNNFTTYHDFLDYVDDDYKSALSEEELSTLRFISKKLVKGIRPHELVILSCLKYNKCFTVNQVEDYLSKRYGLENQFDAVKSAINVLSMNFYRKETSDDYQANTIQFITDEDLDIENLFFDFDKDVYKNLKDNKDYRFEASDLFRQCMANPTYLNHFEDAVKYGFFKYENVYMDEKPFRLYEKYSREDVLRLMNWERFMNGQNIGGYKIKYGTCPIFVTYNKAEDISETINYEDHFISKDTFNWMSRNNRKTSSPELEPLINYNGVDTELFIQKSNDEGIEFYYIGKLTPISYKQVYRNINGKDQPIVNFKFKIQTEVKDELYSYFTND; encoded by the coding sequence ATGAACATTGATGAAATCATTAACGGAGCTAAAACAGCATTCATTAATCAGAATGCCGACTCCAGCATCGATTTCAGACCTAAATTATTGTACAACGATTCCTCAACCAAGGTTGTCAATTCCATTTTGGACGAGCTTCACGGATGCGACGAGTTCATCATCTCATCGGCATTCATCACGATGAGCGGACTGATGCACCTCTTAGAAGAGTTCAAGCTTTTGGAAGCAAACAACATTAAGGGAAAGATTCTCACAACCGATTACCTATACTTTACACAACCCAAGGCATTAAGAAAGCTTCAGGAGTTTTCAAACATCGAGGTCAAACTCTACAGCCAGGAAAAGGAAGGATTCCACACCAAGGGATACATTTTCAGAAAGGACGACACATACAAGGCAATCGTCGGAAGTTCCAATCTGACATCCTATGCATTGACTGTCAACAAGGAATGGAACGTGGAGTTCTCATCACTTGAGGAGGGGGAGATGCTTAAAAGCATCAAGCATGAATTTTACAGTCTATGGAATCAGGCAGATCCTTTGGAGGATGTGCTTCCTGCATATGAAAAGATTTATGAGGACAACAAGAACTTCAGAGACCTCAGGAACATCACTGAGGAGCTGAAGGAGAAAAACATCAAGGATTTGACTCCAAACATCATGCAGGAGGATTTCCTAAACAACCTGAGAAACCTCATCAAGCAGGGCGAGTCAAGAGCCATTCTGGTATCTGCTACAGGAACAGGAAAGACCTATGCTTCCGCTTTCGCTGTAAAAGATTTCAGGCCTAAAAGATTCCTGTTTCTGGTTCACCGAGAACAGATTGCAAAGCAATCGATAGAAGCCTACAAGAACGTTTTCAAGGACCATGAAAACTTTGGCCTGGTTTCAGGCAATTCCAAGGATTTCAAGAAAAACTACATCTTTGCAACGATTCAGACCATGTCCAAGGATGACGTCTACACAAGATATTCAAAGGACCATTTTGACTATATCGTCATCGATGAGGTCCACAAGGCAGGGGCATTGAGCTATCAAAAGATTTTCCAGTACTTCGAGCCGAAGTTCTATTTGGGAATGACCGCTTCACCGGAGCGTACCGACGGCTTTAACATCTATGACCTGTTCGACAACAACATTGCCCATGAAATCCGGCTGCAGGAAGCCTTGGAAGAGGATTTGCTCTGTCCGTTCCATTACTTTGGAATCACGGACGTTGAGTTTGAGGACAACACGATAGATGACGATTTCACAGATTTCAACCTTCTGGCCTCAGATAAGAGAGTTGACTATCTGATTGAAAAATCGGAATTCTACAGCTATTCGGGAGAGAGAAGAAAGGCATTGGTGTTCTGTTCAAGAAAAAGGGAAGCCGAATTGCTATCAAAAGAATTCAATAGGCGTGGCTATGCATCAGTTGTGCTTACAGGTGAGGACTCACAGGAAAAGAGACTTGATGCAATCGACAGGCTCACAAACGATGATAATCCAAATAAGATAGAGTTCATTTTCACTGTCGACATCTTCAACGAGGGTGTTGACATTCCCGAAATCAATCAGGTGTTGCTCGTCAGACCAACCGAATCCCCAATCATTTTCATCCAGCAGCTGGGAAGGGGATTGAGGAAATTCAAGAACAAGGAGTATGTTGTGATTTTGGATTTCATTGGAAACTACAGGAACAACTTCATGATTCCGATTGCCCTTTCAGGCGACAGGTCATATGACAAGGACAGAATCAGAAAGTATCTGATGCAGGGAAACAAGATCATCCCCGGAGCATCTTCAATCAATTTCGATGAGATTTCCAAAAGGCGCATATATGAGTCAATCAACAATTCATCATTTTCGAAGGTTGCCCTCTTTAAGGAAAAGTACAATCAATTAAAATACAAGCTAGGACGCATCCCTTATCTTCATGACTTTGCAACCAACGCAGAGTTCAACCCTGAAATCATACTGAATCACAATAATTTCACGACATACCATGACTTTCTCGATTATGTAGACGATGACTATAAATCCGCATTAAGTGAAGAGGAACTTTCAACGTTGAGATTCATTTCCAAAAAACTGGTCAAGGGAATAAGGCCTCATGAGCTGGTGATATTGAGTTGCCTTAAATACAACAAGTGTTTCACTGTCAATCAGGTTGAAGATTACCTGTCCAAAAGATACGGCCTTGAAAATCAGTTTGATGCAGTCAAAAGCGCGATAAATGTTTTGAGCATGAACTTCTACAGAAAGGAAACAAGTGATGACTATCAGGCAAACACGATACAGTTCATAACCGATGAGGACTTAGACATTGAGAACCTCTTTTTCGATTTCGATAAGGATGTTTATAAAAACCTTAAAGACAACAAGGATTATAGGTTTGAAGCTTCTGATTTATTCAGGCAGTGCATGGCAAATCCCACTTATCTAAATCACTTCGAGGACGCCGTAAAATATGGATTTTTCAAATACGAAAATGTCTATATGGATGAAAAGCCGTTCAGATTGTATGAAAAGTACTCAAGGGAGGACGTTTTAAGGCTCATGAATTGGGAAAGGTTCATGAATGGCCAAAACATCGGCGGATACAAAATCAAGTACGGCACATGCCCTATTTTTGTAACCTACAACAAGGCGGAGGACATATCCGAAACAATCAATTACGAGGATCATTTCATCTCAAAGGACACTTTCAACTGGATGAGCAGGAACAACAGAAAAACCTCCTCGCCCGAACTGGAGCCCTTGATTAATTACAATGGTGTTGATACTGAACTATTCATCCAGAAAAGCAACGATGAGGGAATTGAGTTTTACTACATTGGAAAATTGACACCAATTTCATACAAGCAGGTGTACAGAAACATCAATGGCAAGGACCAGCCCATCGTCAATTTCAAATTCAAAATCCAAACCGAAGTCAAGGACGAGCTATACAGCTATTTCACCAACGATTGA
- a CDS encoding peptidylprolyl isomerase, translating into MKVATIETDKGNIELELFPNEAPGTVANFEKLINEGFYDGLTFHRVIPNFVIQGGCPYGNGTGGPGYTIKCETEGNPHKHGTGALSMAHAGKDTGGSQFFITHCPQPHLDGVHTVFGQVIKGQDVVDAIQQGDVMNKVTIEER; encoded by the coding sequence ATGAAAGTCGCAACAATCGAAACTGACAAGGGGAACATCGAACTTGAACTGTTCCCAAATGAGGCTCCAGGAACCGTAGCCAACTTTGAAAAGCTAATCAACGAAGGATTCTATGACGGATTGACCTTCCACAGGGTTATCCCTAACTTCGTGATTCAAGGGGGATGCCCTTACGGAAACGGTACCGGCGGACCTGGCTACACAATCAAATGTGAAACCGAAGGAAACCCACACAAGCACGGCACAGGCGCATTATCAATGGCACACGCAGGAAAAGACACCGGCGGAAGCCAATTTTTCATCACACACTGCCCACAGCCACACTTGGACGGAGTCCACACCGTATTCGGTCAGGTCATAAAGGGCCAGGACGTTGTTGATGCCATCCAGCAAGGCGACGTCATGAACAAGGTGACCATTGAAGAAAGATAA
- a CDS encoding ABC transporter ATP-binding protein has translation MEFISLKNVIKQYDDGQVTALNRLNLTIEKGSFISIIGPSGSGKSTLLNMLGALDSPDAGEIVIDGINLAQEKDLSDFRRDKIGFIFQLHNLLPNLTVEENVEIPLIATKLPEKEKKERALKYIEAVGLLDKKDTKPNKLSGGQRQRVAIARALVNNPSIILADEPTGSLDSQTGQMVLDILKNMHEEYNVTLIIVTHDNDVAKLAERTIMIKDGQIIEDKQN, from the coding sequence ATGGAATTCATTAGCTTAAAAAACGTTATAAAACAATACGATGACGGCCAGGTGACTGCACTTAACCGTCTTAATCTGACAATCGAGAAAGGAAGTTTCATCTCCATAATCGGGCCTTCAGGATCCGGAAAGTCAACACTTCTGAACATGCTGGGGGCGCTTGACAGTCCCGATGCCGGTGAAATCGTCATTGACGGCATCAACCTCGCACAGGAAAAGGACCTGAGCGATTTCAGGCGTGACAAGATCGGATTCATCTTCCAGCTCCACAACCTGCTTCCGAACCTGACAGTTGAGGAGAACGTGGAGATACCTCTCATTGCAACCAAGCTGCCTGAAAAGGAAAAGAAAGAAAGGGCCCTGAAATATATAGAGGCTGTTGGGCTTTTGGACAAAAAGGACACCAAGCCGAACAAGCTGTCCGGAGGCCAGCGCCAAAGGGTGGCCATCGCAAGGGCGCTTGTGAACAACCCGTCAATCATCCTTGCCGACGAACCGACAGGTTCACTTGACTCACAGACAGGCCAGATGGTCCTTGACATCCTCAAGAACATGCACGAAGAGTACAACGTGACCTTGATAATCGTCACACACGACAACGATGTTGCAAAACTTGCCGAAAGGACAATCATGATAAAGGACGGGCAGATAATTGAAGACAAACAGAATTAA
- a CDS encoding ABC transporter permease, protein MKNPFRNKTRSALSIIGIGIGIATIVALGLITAGMQDSVQTTLNEGEAEITVTNSTTVGGSGGMIKAATMDELKNMSGVIDVAGELTYSEMSSPSDGDGGFSSMNSVTGIDSDKLALVGITKINGSAFENGANEAIVGAQYVTLNNVSIGDTITIHNTEFKITGIYETGNLFTDDGVYIPLDTMQEFTGTDGVSTVLVKTGEGENDSVIAENIKDKFNDISTLTSEDMSEMTDQIVGILDTASLAVSGLAILVGAIGIVNTMVMTVFERTKEIGVLKSIGWKPRRILLMIMGETLVLTTLAGILGSLFGILICEVGVLILGSETFSLGFHPSTFILAFGITIIVGLIGGIYPAYKASKLAPTEALRYE, encoded by the coding sequence TTGAAAAATCCATTTAGGAACAAGACCCGTAGCGCCCTGTCCATTATTGGAATAGGAATAGGCATTGCAACAATCGTTGCATTGGGTCTCATCACTGCAGGAATGCAGGATTCAGTTCAAACCACGCTTAATGAAGGTGAAGCGGAAATAACCGTGACCAATTCAACAACCGTTGGAGGAAGCGGAGGAATGATTAAGGCCGCAACGATGGATGAGCTGAAAAACATGAGCGGCGTCATTGACGTTGCAGGAGAGCTGACATATTCAGAAATGAGCAGCCCGTCGGACGGTGACGGAGGATTCAGTTCAATGAATTCCGTTACAGGTATCGACAGTGACAAGCTGGCTCTTGTAGGAATAACCAAAATCAACGGATCTGCATTTGAAAACGGTGCCAACGAAGCGATTGTAGGTGCCCAATATGTGACACTGAACAACGTGAGCATCGGGGATACAATTACCATCCACAACACTGAATTCAAGATTACCGGAATCTATGAAACTGGAAACCTGTTCACTGACGATGGGGTCTACATCCCTCTCGATACAATGCAGGAATTCACCGGAACCGACGGAGTTTCCACCGTTCTTGTGAAAACCGGAGAAGGGGAAAACGACAGCGTAATCGCCGAGAACATCAAGGACAAATTCAATGACATTTCCACATTGACAAGCGAAGACATGTCCGAAATGACAGATCAGATAGTCGGCATTCTCGATACAGCCTCCCTTGCAGTGTCCGGACTGGCAATACTTGTCGGAGCCATCGGAATCGTGAATACAATGGTGATGACAGTATTTGAGAGAACAAAAGAGATTGGAGTTTTGAAGTCAATCGGCTGGAAACCTAGAAGGATTCTTCTGATGATTATGGGAGAGACCCTTGTATTGACAACACTGGCCGGAATTCTCGGTTCGCTGTTTGGAATACTGATTTGTGAAGTGGGAGTGCTCATACTCGGAAGCGAAACCTTCTCACTGGGATTCCATCCTAGCACATTCATCCTGGCATTCGGAATCACAATCATCGTCGGACTCATCGGAGGAATATACCCTGCCTACAAGGCATCAAAGCTTGCCCCAACAGAGGCATTGAGATATGAATAG
- a CDS encoding acetylornithine transaminase — translation MNTEELIKIEDDYFINTFTRQPIVLDHGEGVKVFDIDGNEYLDMFAGIAVNCLGHNHPALVKAIQDQAEKLIHVSSIYYNEPALVYAKRLVDSTGFDRIFYANSGAEANEGAIKLAVKYTGKSEVISTVDSFHGRTIMTLAATGHEEYHEPFKAVIPEGFINVPYNDIDAIKEAITENTAAIIVEPIQGEGGINVPDADYLKQVEEICHENDIVFIVDEVQTGFGRCGTLFAHELFGVKPDIMTMAKGIGGGVPMGGILATEKVAGAFVPGDHGTTFGGGPLVCAAANAVLDTFENDNILDNVNEVGDYFIEELKKLDKDIIADVRGKGLMVGLELTKPGAVYVDKLREAGFLINCTADKVLRFVPPLIITKDEIDEFVKALDEIL, via the coding sequence ATGAATACAGAGGAACTTATAAAAATTGAGGATGATTATTTCATAAATACTTTTACACGACAGCCAATCGTATTGGACCATGGTGAAGGCGTAAAAGTGTTTGACATTGATGGAAACGAATATTTGGACATGTTTGCAGGAATTGCAGTGAATTGCTTGGGCCACAATCACCCTGCACTGGTCAAGGCCATTCAAGACCAGGCAGAAAAGCTAATTCATGTCTCAAGCATATACTACAACGAGCCTGCACTTGTCTATGCAAAAAGGCTGGTCGACTCAACAGGCTTTGACAGGATATTCTATGCAAACAGCGGAGCTGAAGCAAACGAGGGCGCAATCAAGTTGGCAGTAAAATACACTGGCAAAAGCGAGGTCATCTCAACAGTCGATTCATTCCACGGAAGGACAATAATGACACTTGCCGCAACAGGCCATGAGGAATACCATGAGCCGTTCAAGGCCGTCATTCCAGAAGGTTTCATCAACGTCCCATACAACGACATCGATGCAATCAAGGAAGCAATCACTGAAAACACTGCCGCAATCATTGTAGAGCCTATCCAGGGTGAAGGCGGCATAAACGTCCCGGATGCAGATTATCTAAAGCAGGTTGAGGAAATCTGCCATGAGAATGACATAGTCTTCATAGTCGATGAGGTCCAAACAGGTTTCGGAAGATGCGGAACACTCTTTGCCCATGAGCTTTTCGGCGTGAAGCCGGACATCATGACAATGGCCAAGGGAATCGGCGGAGGAGTCCCTATGGGAGGAATCCTTGCAACCGAAAAGGTGGCCGGCGCATTCGTGCCTGGAGACCATGGAACAACCTTCGGAGGAGGGCCTCTTGTATGCGCTGCGGCAAATGCAGTCCTGGACACATTTGAAAATGACAATATCCTTGACAACGTCAATGAGGTCGGAGATTACTTCATCGAAGAGCTCAAAAAGCTTGACAAGGACATAATAGCCGATGTCAGAGGAAAAGGACTCATGGTCGGTTTGGAGCTCACCAAGCCTGGAGCCGTATACGTCGACAAGCTAAGAGAAGCAGGGTTCCTCATAAACTGCACAGCGGATAAGGTTTTAAGGTTCGTTCCACCATTGATCATTACAAAAGATGAAATCGATGAATTCGTAAAGGCTCTCGATGAGATATTGTAG
- a CDS encoding NUDIX domain-containing protein encodes MEKPYGLTVRGIIKNESGEILIVKRHPKSRTDPEMWELPGGKVEKGEFFVDALVREIKEETNLDVKVGDFAEAVQNDYMQKRTVQLMMHLEDVEGEVKISEEHTDWMWASLDKIKTLEISTSLEKMLKKRNWEI; translated from the coding sequence ATGGAAAAGCCCTACGGCCTAACTGTTAGAGGAATAATTAAAAACGAAAGCGGTGAAATCCTGATTGTCAAAAGGCATCCGAAATCCAGGACTGACCCTGAAATGTGGGAGCTTCCCGGAGGCAAGGTTGAGAAAGGCGAATTCTTTGTTGACGCCCTGGTTCGTGAGATAAAGGAGGAGACAAACCTTGACGTGAAAGTCGGGGACTTTGCGGAAGCCGTCCAGAATGACTACATGCAAAAGAGAACCGTGCAGCTAATGATGCATCTGGAGGATGTTGAAGGCGAAGTGAAAATAAGCGAAGAGCACACAGACTGGATGTGGGCCAGTCTAGATAAGATTAAAACATTGGAAATATCAACATCACTTGAAAAGATGCTTAAAAAAAGAAATTGGGAGATTTAA
- the lysA gene encoding diaminopimelate decarboxylase, whose protein sequence is MDLNIKTNEKNHLDIGGADALDIAEEFGTPTFVIDENRIRDNYNRFYSAFTKYYSDFKVFYACKANTNLAVMKILESEGCCIDAVSPGEVHISKMVGFSGDRILFTGNNITNDELKFVHDEGAVLNIDSVSALKRLSQVVDPEGLKISFRVNPMVGAGHHDHCITGGVMSKFGIMDNEAVEVYEMAKELGFEPIGMHSHIGSGILDPEPFKLAIESTMDIAGKVHQEAGIDFEFVDFGGGVGVPYTPEENIVDLDKFAEVNIGLFKEKLEQYDMGSPSMYLEPGRFIVADASVLLVTVNSLKQSYRKFIGVDAGFHTLLRPAMYDSYHHIVDASRMDAENTQEVDIAGNVCESGDLFARDRPMPDVEEGDVLGILNAGAYGFTMSSNYNSRPLASEVLVTDGECNLVRERQTFEDLYAKQSIPPHLK, encoded by the coding sequence ATGGATTTGAATATCAAAACTAATGAAAAAAACCACTTGGACATCGGTGGAGCGGATGCATTGGACATCGCCGAAGAATTCGGAACTCCAACCTTTGTAATCGACGAAAACAGAATAAGGGACAATTACAACAGATTTTACTCAGCATTCACTAAATATTACTCTGACTTCAAAGTCTTTTATGCATGCAAGGCCAATACCAACCTTGCAGTGATGAAAATTCTGGAATCTGAAGGCTGCTGCATTGATGCGGTATCTCCTGGAGAAGTTCACATATCCAAAATGGTCGGATTTTCCGGAGACAGGATACTGTTTACAGGAAACAACATCACAAACGACGAGCTGAAATTCGTCCACGATGAAGGTGCAGTCCTCAACATCGATTCCGTATCAGCGCTCAAGAGGCTTTCACAGGTTGTCGACCCGGAAGGGCTTAAAATATCATTCAGGGTGAACCCTATGGTCGGTGCAGGACACCATGACCACTGTATCACCGGTGGAGTGATGAGTAAATTCGGTATTATGGACAATGAGGCCGTAGAAGTCTATGAGATGGCAAAGGAACTTGGATTCGAGCCTATCGGTATGCACTCACACATCGGATCCGGAATCCTTGACCCTGAACCGTTCAAGCTAGCCATCGAATCAACAATGGACATTGCAGGAAAGGTCCATCAGGAAGCAGGAATCGATTTTGAGTTCGTCGATTTCGGGGGAGGCGTAGGTGTTCCGTACACTCCTGAGGAAAACATCGTGGATTTGGACAAGTTTGCTGAAGTCAACATTGGGCTTTTTAAAGAAAAGCTTGAGCAGTATGACATGGGCTCCCCTTCAATGTATCTGGAGCCTGGAAGATTCATTGTGGCCGATGCCAGCGTGCTTTTAGTGACTGTCAACAGCCTAAAGCAAAGCTACAGAAAATTCATAGGCGTGGATGCAGGATTCCACACACTCCTAAGACCTGCAATGTATGACTCATACCACCACATAGTCGATGCAAGCAGAATGGATGCGGAAAACACCCAGGAAGTCGACATTGCAGGAAACGTGTGTGAATCAGGAGACCTCTTTGCACGTGACAGGCCGATGCCTGACGTTGAGGAAGGAGACGTCCTTGGAATATTGAATGCAGGAGCATACGGATTTACAATGTCATCCAACTACAACTCAAGGCCTCTTGCTTCTGAAGTGCTGGTAACCGACGGCGAATGCAATCTAGTGCGTGAAAGACAAACATTCGAAGACTTGTATGCAAAGCAAAGCATACCACCACATTTGAAATAA
- the dapF gene encoding diaminopimelate epimerase, with product MVDLKGLKFSKMHGIGNDFPIIDESKGEVIPEADKPEACRMLCHRNFGVGGDGVLFVEPSEVADIGYRMFNPDGSEAEMCGNGIRCFGDFVYRKGILKQEKMTVETRAGIKTIEITVENDEPVLFKVDMGLSTFKTPEIPMTSDEEEFLNGELEVLDTTFNLTAISVGNPHAIIFVENVDDVDINKYGPAIEAHEVFPEKINVHFVEVISKNEGKMITWERGAGVTLACGTGATSTAISGFKLGLFDEDILLHLPGGDLKFNVYKKEDALGAFMEGPAELVFDGEL from the coding sequence ATGGTTGATTTAAAAGGATTAAAATTTTCAAAAATGCATGGAATAGGAAATGACTTTCCAATAATCGATGAAAGCAAAGGGGAAGTAATTCCAGAAGCAGACAAGCCTGAAGCATGCAGGATGCTGTGCCATAGAAATTTCGGAGTAGGCGGAGACGGAGTTCTCTTTGTGGAACCGTCTGAAGTTGCAGACATAGGATACAGGATGTTCAATCCCGATGGAAGCGAAGCTGAAATGTGCGGCAACGGTATAAGGTGCTTTGGAGACTTTGTCTACAGGAAAGGCATCCTAAAACAAGAGAAGATGACTGTCGAGACAAGGGCAGGAATAAAGACAATCGAGATTACAGTAGAAAACGACGAGCCGGTGCTCTTCAAGGTTGACATGGGGCTTTCAACATTCAAGACCCCTGAAATCCCGATGACCTCAGATGAGGAAGAGTTCCTCAACGGCGAGCTCGAAGTCCTTGACACCACATTTAACCTGACTGCAATCAGCGTCGGAAACCCTCATGCAATCATTTTCGTTGAAAATGTTGACGACGTCGACATAAACAAGTACGGTCCGGCCATCGAGGCCCATGAGGTATTCCCTGAAAAAATCAACGTGCACTTCGTGGAGGTGATCTCCAAAAACGAGGGCAAGATGATTACCTGGGAGAGAGGTGCCGGCGTGACCCTTGCATGCGGTACCGGTGCGACTTCAACAGCAATTTCCGGTTTCAAGCTAGGCCTTTTCGATGAAGACATACTGCTTCACTTGCCTGGCGGTGACTTGAAGTTCAATGTATATAAAAAAGAAGATGCTCTTGGAGCTTTCATGGAAGGCCCTGCAGAGCTAGTTTTCGATGGAGAATTGTAA
- a CDS encoding HemK2/MTQ2 family protein methyltransferase: protein MSEFIITTDENVYIPAEDSYLLAENLEIEAGQSVLEIGTGSGIVAMYASRLTDNITVTDINFDACELAQKNFKANGIENIEILFGNLFEPVKSRKFDVILFNTPYLPTENDEVIEDNLNYAFDGGLNGRKVIDLFLNEVPNHLNDGGIVQLIQSSLSDNGKTLDMLDELGFIAEIAASEHYFFEDITLINGYKI from the coding sequence ATGAGCGAATTTATCATAACCACTGACGAGAATGTCTACATTCCCGCTGAGGACAGCTATCTTCTTGCCGAGAATCTGGAAATTGAAGCTGGCCAGAGCGTTTTGGAGATTGGAACCGGCTCTGGAATCGTTGCAATGTATGCCTCAAGGCTGACAGACAATATCACAGTAACCGACATCAATTTCGATGCATGCGAGCTTGCCCAAAAGAACTTCAAGGCCAACGGCATCGAAAACATTGAAATCCTTTTTGGAAATTTATTCGAACCTGTGAAAAGCAGGAAGTTTGATGTAATTTTATTTAATACTCCATATCTACCGACCGAAAATGATGAAGTTATTGAAGACAATTTAAATTATGCATTCGATGGTGGATTAAATGGTAGGAAAGTTATTGATCTTTTTTTAAATGAAGTGCCAAATCATTTAAATGATGGTGGAATTGTGCAGCTCATACAGTCCTCACTTTCGGACAACGGGAAAACATTGGACATGCTGGATGAGTTGGGTTTCATCGCAGAAATTGCCGCCAGCGAGCACTACTTCTTTGAGGACATAACATTAATCAACGGCTATAAAATTTAA
- the rsmA gene encoding 16S rRNA (adenine(1518)-N(6)/adenine(1519)-N(6))-dimethyltransferase RsmA has translation MNGESSQSLSRTTKDILNRHGIKLNRNLGQNYLIDKNKRDQIIEFGDLNKDDVVLEIGTGIGTLTLELARKAGKVIAIEQDTNIANILKERLEKEKIDNVELINDDALNVDFPSFNKIVSNLPYQISSPITFKFLDYDFDLAILMYQKEFARRMNGTVGSKDYSRLSAMLYFKCDVSTLTDVSSESFIPKPKIDSTVVRLTPKENRISDDDFRVYSNYTKALFQHRNKKIRNALIDSRHVICSLDKKEMKEKINNIKSDELKEYLKLRVIAIKPEEILFLSKELNSILSE, from the coding sequence TTGAATGGCGAATCTTCCCAATCCCTATCCAGGACAACCAAAGACATCCTGAACCGACATGGGATAAAGCTGAATAGGAATCTTGGTCAGAACTATCTCATCGACAAAAACAAAAGGGACCAGATAATTGAATTTGGAGACCTAAACAAGGACGATGTCGTTCTGGAGATAGGAACTGGGATAGGTACGCTTACTCTTGAACTTGCCAGGAAAGCAGGAAAGGTAATAGCAATAGAGCAGGACACCAACATCGCCAACATATTGAAAGAAAGGCTTGAAAAAGAGAAAATCGATAACGTTGAGCTTATCAATGACGATGCGCTGAATGTCGATTTTCCAAGCTTCAACAAGATTGTCTCCAACCTGCCATACCAGATTTCATCACCCATAACATTCAAGTTTCTAGACTATGATTTTGACCTGGCCATTTTGATGTATCAAAAGGAGTTTGCAAGGCGCATGAACGGCACTGTCGGCTCCAAGGACTATTCAAGGCTTTCGGCCATGCTGTATTTCAAATGCGATGTCAGCACGTTGACCGACGTCAGCTCTGAAAGCTTCATACCAAAGCCGAAAATCGACTCGACAGTGGTCAGGCTGACCCCTAAGGAGAACAGGATATCCGATGATGATTTCAGGGTCTACTCCAATTACACAAAGGCACTCTTCCAGCACAGAAACAAGAAAATCAGAAATGCGCTCATCGATTCCAGGCACGTAATCTGCAGCCTTGACAAGAAGGAGATGAAGGAAAAAATCAACAATATCAAATCCGATGAGCTCAAGGAATACTTGAAGCTGAGGGTGATAGCCATCAAGCCTGAGGAAATACTGTTTTTATCAAAAGAGCTGAATTCAATCTTAAGCGAGTGA